In the Passer domesticus isolate bPasDom1 chromosome 4, bPasDom1.hap1, whole genome shotgun sequence genome, one interval contains:
- the LOC135300161 gene encoding homeobox protein not2-like yields MKRVRTVFKPEQLERLEQEFLKQQYMVGTERVDLAATLHLTETQVKVWFQNRRIKWRKQSMEQKAAKLSQFGVIQPASADSTDSKDHEEDPVDVEL; encoded by the exons ATGAAGAGAGTCCGCACGGTCTTCaaaccagagcagctggagcggCTGGAGCAGGAGTTCCTCAAGCAGCAGTACATGGTGGGCACGGAGAGGGTGGACCTGGCTGCAACTCTGCATCTCACAGAGACCCAG GTCAAAGTCTGGTTCCAGAACCGGAGGATCAAGTGGAGGAAGCAGAGCATGGAGCAGAAGGCGGCAAAGCTGTCGCAGTTTGGGGTGATCCAGCCTGCGAGCGCCGACTCCACCGACAGCAAGGACCACGAGGAGGACCCCGTGGACGTGGAGCTTTGA
- the SMYD5 gene encoding histone-lysine N-trimethyltransferase SMYD5, with amino-acid sequence MAAAAGPHAGAAAEARFISSAKGKGLFATRNIRKGETVFVERPVVSSQFLWNALYNYRACDHCLRALETAEENAQRLLGNSSLVLPHPEQCSIRKDLHQQCPRCQVTYCSAECRQAALEQYHQVLCLGPSRDDPTHPLNKLQEAWRNMHYPPETSSIMLMARMVATIKQAKDKEWWIKAFSQFCNKTANEEEEIVHKLLGDKFKGQLELLRLLFTEALYDEYLSRWFTPEGFRSLFALVGTNGQGIGTSSLSQWVHACDALDLPMLQREELDAFIDQLYKDIEKESGEFLNCEGSGLYVLQSCCNHSCIPNAETSFPENNFLLHLTALEDIDAGEEICISYLDCCQRERSRHSRNKILRENYLFTCSCPKCLAQADDADVTSDEEEEGEGETDDAELEDEMTDV; translated from the exons ATggcggccgcggcggggccACACGCCGGGGCTGCGGCGGAGGCGCGCTTCATCAGCAGCGCCAAG GGAAAAGGCTTGTTCGCCACCAGAAACATCCGCAAAGGGGAAACAGTCTTCGTGGAGAGGCCGGTGGTGTCGTCGCAGTTCCTCTGGAATGCGCTGTACAACTACCGAG CCTGTGATCACTGCCTGCGGGCGCTGGAGACGGCGGAGGAGAACGCCCAGCGCCTGCTGGGGAACAGCTCTCTGGTGCTGCCTCACCCGGAGCAGTGCAGCATCCGGAAAGACCTGCACCAGCAGTGTCCCCGCTGCCAG GTGACGTACTGCAGTGCAGAATGCAggcaggcagctctggagcagtaCCACCAGGTGCTCTGCCTCGGCCCGTCCCGCGACGACCCCACGCACCCCCTCAACAAGCTGCAGGAGGCATGGAG AAACATGCATTACCCCCCAGAGACCTCCAGCATCATGCTGATGGCCAGGATGGTCGCCACCATCAAACAG GCTAAAGACAAGGAGTGGTGGATCAAGGCCTTCTCCCAGTTCTGCAACAAGACAGCAAATGAAGAAGAGGAGATTGTGCACAAGCTGCTGGGGGACAAATTTAAG ggccagctggagctgctgcgcTTGCTCTTCACCGAAGCCCTTTACGATGAATATCTCAGCAGG TGGTTCACTCCAGAAGGCTTTCGATCCCTCTTTGCCCTCGTCGGGACCAATGGCCAAGGCATAGGAACCAG ctccctgagccAGTGGGTGCACGCGTGCGATGCGCTGGACCTGCCCATGCTGCAGCGGGAGGAGCTGGACGCCTTCATCGACCAGCTCTACAAGGACATTGAGAAGG agtcGGGAGAGTTCCTCAACTGCGAGGGATCAGGGCTCTacgtgctgcagagctgct GTAACCACAGCTGCATCCCCAATGCTGAGACATCCTTCCCAGAAAACAACTTCCTCCTGCATCTCACTGCTCTGGAGGACATCGACGCAGGAGAG GAAATCTGCATCAGTTACTTAGATTGCTGtcagagggagaggagcagacACAGCCGCAACAAGATACTCAG ggagaacTACTTGTTCACCTGCTCGTGTCCCAAGTGCCTCGCGCAAGCCGACGACGCCGACGTGACGTCGGACGAAGAGGAGGAGGGCGAAGGAGAGACGGACGatgcagagctggaggatgAGATGACTGACGTGTGA